The Papaver somniferum cultivar HN1 chromosome 6, ASM357369v1, whole genome shotgun sequence genome segment TTTTTAAGGTTCATTGGACCAGCGTTTTGTGCTTGTGTCCACTGCCAAGAGTAATGCGGTAGAGTTTGCACGCTTAATGTTATTTGTCCACAAACTGTGAGTTTATTGGTATGTTCTTGTTTGCTTATGTACTGATTACCTTTGAATTTTATTCAGTGACCGAGCTATCCCAGCTACAAATATTGATTTACATTATGCACACTGCTCTCGAAATCTGGAAAGATGTAAAGTTTGTGGAGATATGATCCCCACAAGACATGCTGAAGAACATTATCTCGATGCTCATGCTCCAGTATGTTCATAtgcaattttatttttaaatattttactGTTTTAAATGATGCAATTTTCATGACCTTCGATTTACATAATTGTAATGATCGATTCTATGTGCAAGTACCTTACAGCAATCTGTAATGAAAAAGTAACTATGTCAAAGTTGTTCTCTTTAGAACTTTTGTATTTTCAAAGCATCTGACTTATTATATATCAACTGTCACTGTTGTTCTGTTCCGTAGATTGTGCTTTTGATTCAGTTAGAAATTCGATATTCAGATGCTGCGTAAGCTATAAGTTAGTACTGGTGTCACTTGAGTAGTTTTATATATTTGTAGTAGCCCCAATCAAAAGGTTATCGAAGGTATTGAAAGGGAGCGATACATATTCCATGGCATATTAGTTTTTTCAAGATCTTGAATCTCCGATATGCATATGATGAATTACATTGTTTCGGTCTACACACCCTTTTAGTCAAGTGACAAATTCACAgtgttctctttctctctctttctttttttcccaCTTATGTAATATATGAATTTGTTGGTTTTAGCCTCAAGGTATATTCTGAACCAGACCTCTCATTTCTGTTAGAAAGAATGTGAGGCAAATTCGGATATCATTGCTTTCAGTTTAATTTAAATGGTAAGGAATAGTGGTGCCCCTATGTTTAACTACGTTGCTTGCGATCACTTTTAGTTGCTCTGCTGAGAATAGTTTCTTTCACAAAGCAGTAAATGAACTAGATTCCCTCTTTGAAAGTTGGTGGGAAATTCCAACACCTGGCTGTATTACGAATGGCGTATGCAGTGTAATGTACGGGTCTAATTACCATGCACATGTTATGAACATTCTTTAGTTCAATATGTCAAGTTGGTAATATATTTTGTATGGGAGCAGGTGTCTTGTTCGCTGTGCAGTGAGACAGTTGATCGTGGAATTTTAGCACTGCATAAAGGTGAAAACTGCCCGCGGAGGATTGTAACGTGTGAATACTGCGAGTTTCCATTGCCTGCAGTTGATCTTGTAAAGCATCAGGTGTCTATGGATGATTCTTAAAATTTAACATTCTCTCGTCTAATAAAGGCATAATTATGTTTTTTATACtaaattttatgtttttttatattcAGGAAGTATATGGAAACCGGACAGAATACTGTCCTATGTGTAGCAAATATGTCCGGTTGCGTGAACGACTTGACCATGATATCAGATTTCATGGGACTTCAGATAGTACTGCGGGATCTTCTAGGTGAGAAAGTTAACCTAAACCCTTTTCCTAGGTTGATTACCTGTTTTATTAGTGGTAGTAAGTTGCAAGGAACGTCTGCGAACCACACGGTTGAACAATTATATATGATGCTTGGAATAAGAGTAACTTCTACTTATATCTATCCTGAAATTCATGACCACTGGAAACACTCACTAGTCAGTTTTTTGTGTGATTGGATGAATATCCTGTCGTGTTTTAAATGTTTACGTCTGTGTCAAAGGATTGGTTCCCGTTCAGTTATTAGCTGCCGAGAACTGGAACCTTAACTGTTGTCTTAAGAAGAGCGCTACCTGCCAGGAAACGTGTTTCCATGATTTTAAAATTCATAACCCATTCAAATATCATATCATAATGCTTGTATATAGAATTTCATTTTATATTCGTCACCGCCGTCTCGGGCTTTCGAGGCTTTGGCCGATACTAATCTGATCGGCTGCTATTTGCAAGAAAGTGGCTCACGTGGTGCTGCTTCAAGCATGTGAATGCAATTTTGTTCTGTTTTGATTTTGGATCTTTAAGATTTTCGTCGCATTTACTTGAAACTAGGGAAACTTAGAAATTAGATCCTTGATAATGATATCACCAAACCTCTGAAATAGTATCTTGGTATGTTGTGAAGGGGTGGAAATGCGGATGTTGATAGGGATCAAATTCCTGCTCAAAGAAGGCCACGCAATCGAAATGGATACTCACAGAAACGTTTATTTTTCACTATTGCAATCACGGGCATAGCTTTTCTACTTGGGTCAATTTTCTTACAGAGGAAAGGTGATAGTCAGCAACTGCAGTAAGAGAGTGGAGCTGTATGTGGTGCCCATTTTACTGTCAGAAGAGATGTATTCTGTTTATGCGGATTTGATATCATATAAATTGTAATTCCTCGACTTTACAGAACTGGAATTCATGTAAATAAAAACGATATATAGCTACCTACTACAGAATGAATGAGATTCTTCCCCATTTTCACTGCAGTAACTCGTGTTTTCCTTGGATTACTTCATATTTTATTTCTTGTTCTCAAAACTATTTTGACTGGCTGATTATTGATTTCTCTTTTCCATGCGCACTTAtctggtttttatttttatacgcATAACGTTTTTCGCGCCTCTTTACGTGTCGAACAATTGTTTGTACCATGTTTATAGCTTTCTGTTAAGCATAAAATATTGAAGTTAATGTTTTTGTAAAGTATCTTGATTGAGCATATACTCTCCGCAGTTGAAGTGGTTCTCTGACACCAGAGAGATTCTCGGTCCTTGTTGCCAATTAAATTATTTGTCAGTCCATATCTGTTTGCAGGCGTTAGTTCTAAGAAATTGTGCAGGGATTTTCATAATAGTATAACTTTGAAATAGATTGTCAATAATTTAGATGTGTGCACCACGCAATGTCATTAGAAAACCTATCTAATTGGTGTTTCTAGACCTGTTTGGTTGGTGTTTGACCTTCCTGAAAAGCATTTCCGGCAATGGTGCTCTAGAGTCTTGGTTTTTTCTGTCCATTTGGAAAGTTGGTTGTCATTTAAGTCCAAGCTAGAAGTTATAAAATTGAAGTAGACGACAATTTAGATACCTCATCATCAAATTTCTCTGATCTAGTTTCATTCTTGCATTCGTTGAACTTGTAGTCCTTATCTCTACTCAAATCTCATATCATCTTGCA includes the following:
- the LOC113286641 gene encoding XIAP-associated factor 1-like translates to MAIPFEKSTSICNHCDRAIPATNIDLHYAHCSRNLERCKVCGDMIPTRHAEEHYLDAHAPVSCSLCSETVDRGILALHKGENCPRRIVTCEYCEFPLPAVDLVKHQEVYGNRTEYCPMCSKYVRLRERLDHDIRFHGTSDSTAGSSRGGNADVDRDQIPAQRRPRNRNGYSQKRLFFTIAITGIAFLLGSIFLQRKGDSQQLQ